The Pyxidicoccus sp. MSG2 DNA segment CGTCACCGTCGTGAAGGCCTCGAGCGAGTAGCCATCCCTCTTCAGGAACGACAGGTCGACGTCCCCCTTGATGGTCATCGTCTTCGGATTCCAGACGACGGCGACGTAGGCCTCGGTGAGCACGGAGACCGCGGTCTCGTCGTCCACGATGACGTTCGAGAAGTCCATGTAGGTGATGCCGTAGTTCAGGAAGCTGAGCCGACCCGTCTCCTTGAACCCGTTCTCGGTGGAGTAGCGCACCCACACCGGAGACTCCGCGAGGCCGTAGAAGAAGTCGCTTCCGTGCGCGAGGAAGACGGCGTTGCCGTTCACCTCGATGCCATTCGCATTGGTGAAGTGGCCCTCCAGCTTGCTGACAATCTGGGCGTAGCTGACGCGGTTGCCGTCCGCGTCGATGCTCACCGACCCGAGCACGTAGCGCGGGCCCTCCGGCGCGGGCGTGTCGTTGCCGTCCTCATCGGACTTGTCACTGCACCCCGCGAGCGCGAGCGCCAGCGCGCCCACGGCCCACATCTTCCTGCTCGGCATCACGGTATTCCTCCTGCGCCGTACGAGAGGCGCTCACTGGCTGTTCCTCAGAGCTCTCCCGTCACCTTCAGGAAGAGGGACCGGCCGGGCCGCTGCACCCCGAAGAAGTCGTAGACCGCCGCGTCGGTGACGTTCTGCATCTCCAGGGTGCTCGTCACCCGCGCGTCGTGGTTCATGCTCCACGAGAGGCCCAGGTTGTGCGTGAGCTGCGCGTCCACGACCTGCTTGAACTCGCGCAGGCCCTGGCTCTCCCAGCCCCGGTAGAACGAGTGGACGTAGCGGCCCGCGTAGAAGGGCTCCAGCGTGTCGTCACCACCGGGCAGGCCCGGAAGGCGGACGCGCGCGCCCCAGCTCGCGAAGAGCCAGGGGCGGTTCGGGATGCGGTCTCCCTCGAAGTCGCCGAAGGTGCCTTCGCTCGACGCGTTGCGGACGTCCTGGAAGGTCACCATTCCATCGAGGCTCAGCAGGCGTCCCGGGGAGCTCCACGAGACGGCGTTCTCGACGCCCACCGAGCGGGCGCGGTAGACGTTCTGGTAGGTGAAGTAGCGGTCGTTGCCGAGCAACACGATGAGGCGACTGCTGTCGCGCCAGAAGGCGTTGACGTCGACGGTGAAGTCACCCAGCGAGGCGCGGCGCAGCTCCAGCCGTGGACCGAGGTTGGCGTTGTGACTCACCTCGGGCTCGAGCTCCAGGCTCGGCGAGACGAGCACTCCGTTGCCGAAGACCTCGTCGGGCCGCGGCAGGCGCGTGGCGTACTCGTACGACGCCTTGGCGTAGAGCCACTCGGTGAGCCGGACGCGGATGCCATCGCCGACGCCGAAGGAGTGGGAGTCCTGCGAGAGCGGACGGAAGAGGCCGCCCGGGAGCGCCTCCTCGCTGGACGCGCGGTAGACGTAGGCCTTCACGAAGAGGCTGTTCTGGAGACGGTAGTCGGTGCCACGCCGCCGCCCCTCCAGCACGTCGGAGGCCCCGGAGACCGGGAGCGCGTTGAGCTCGTACTCGAGCCCGCCCACGAACGTGGAGAGCTTGCGCCGCGCGGTGAGCGGGTCGCGAGCGGAGGGGTCGGCCTGGAGGTGGTCGGCACCGGTCCGGGACACGTGCGTCGGCGACAGCGCGAGCCGCAGCACGTGCTCGGCGTGGGGTGCCCACTCGAGCGACACGCGGCCCAGCGCGCTGTCCTCCCAGAGCGTCTGGTCGGCCGGTCTGCCCTGGGTCTCCCCGTCCACGGCCCGCTCACGGATGCGGTTGCCGAACCAGTCGTACACCCACTCGCCACGGTCCACGAAGTCGATGGTGCGCCGCGCGACGTTGCCGAGCACCGCCAGCTCGAGGTTGGGAGCCAGGGGCTGCTCGTACCGCGCCGTGGCTCCGATGACGCCCTCCCCGTAGGTGGCCTCGCCGTACGGGACGGTCATCACGATGTTGTGCTGGATGTCCTTGTCGAAGGTCGACGCGAAGGCGCGGAGCAGGAGCTTGCGCGCCCAGGGCCGCTCGACGAGCCCCAGTTCCACCGCGCCGCCGAACGCACCGTACCCATCATGGAAGCGAGGGATGGTGACGGACCGGGGTTGCCCCTGCTCGTCCGGTGCCTCGACGCCGATGCGGTAGTCGTTGCGGGCGGAGTCGAAGAAGGCCTCGCCGCCGGCCACGAAGCCGGTGGGCTCATGGCGGTAGTGCCCGTTGAGCGACACCCGATGCGTGCCGAACGAGCCGAACTGGTAGCTCGCGCCCAGCCGCGTCTGGTGGCTCTGGTCCGTGACGAGGTTGACGGCCCCGCCGAGCGCATCCGCGCCGAAGCGGATGGGCACGACGCCGCGGAAGATTTCCACGCGGTCGACGAGGTTCACCGGCACGTTGGAGAAGCCGAAC contains these protein-coding regions:
- the mxcH gene encoding TonB-dependent siderophore myxochelin receptor MxcH, which produces MFQVLVAVVGLGFGAHAQQSTGAAPGTGLEPPTLVEPVEPDYPEDARAQRLEGEVVLRLNLDAEGRVTTAEVTEALGNSLDEAAREAALRLRFNPARRDGQPIAARILYRMAFRLPPEPTPVQGDVDAGSEARVELRLPAEPVPAAPTPVEVTVRGTPSEARQRQESAEAVNVVDLRRAREQSADLGEVVARSQGVSVRRSGGLGSGARFSLNGLYDDQIRFFLDGVPLEMAGYTFGFSNVPVNLVDRVEIFRGVVPIRFGADALGGAVNLVTDQSHQTRLGASYQFGSFGTHRVSLNGHYRHEPTGFVAGGEAFFDSARNDYRIGVEAPDEQGQPRSVTIPRFHDGYGAFGGAVELGLVERPWARKLLLRAFASTFDKDIQHNIVMTVPYGEATYGEGVIGATARYEQPLAPNLELAVLGNVARRTIDFVDRGEWVYDWFGNRIRERAVDGETQGRPADQTLWEDSALGRVSLEWAPHAEHVLRLALSPTHVSRTGADHLQADPSARDPLTARRKLSTFVGGLEYELNALPVSGASDVLEGRRRGTDYRLQNSLFVKAYVYRASSEEALPGGLFRPLSQDSHSFGVGDGIRVRLTEWLYAKASYEYATRLPRPDEVFGNGVLVSPSLELEPEVSHNANLGPRLELRRASLGDFTVDVNAFWRDSSRLIVLLGNDRYFTYQNVYRARSVGVENAVSWSSPGRLLSLDGMVTFQDVRNASSEGTFGDFEGDRIPNRPWLFASWGARVRLPGLPGGDDTLEPFYAGRYVHSFYRGWESQGLREFKQVVDAQLTHNLGLSWSMNHDARVTSTLEMQNVTDAAVYDFFGVQRPGRSLFLKVTGEL